One Penaeus monodon isolate SGIC_2016 chromosome 34, NSTDA_Pmon_1, whole genome shotgun sequence DNA segment encodes these proteins:
- the LOC119594497 gene encoding neuropeptide CCHamide-1 receptor-like — protein MVLLTFRGETVCRASEFVKTWSGITVFTLTALSADRYMAIVRPVSHHVSDTADRVTVIVAVGIWVFSAILALPAALFSHVPDKFTPTGEKYHICTPFPPYLGDLYPKIHTLVKFIVYYVLPLVLIATFYVLMARHLLVSAQHLPGEAAGQQRQVQARRKVAKMNSSMNYNIYWHSFRIVGFCLSFINSCINPIALYFVSGTFRKYFNRHVFCWCTRRRRGRRRDWDPTDSTATRLSTAPRTEHVHLRMVGGADNGTHDAPHRLTLTSTTSLLSSRNYTNPGSVV, from the exons ATGGTCCTCCTGACG TTTCGGGGAGAGACGGTGTGCCGCGCCTCGGAGTTCGTCAAGACCTGGTCGGGCATCACCGTGTTCACGCTGACGGCCCTCAGCGCCGACCGCTACATGGCCATCGTGCGCCCCGTCAGCCACCACGTGTCCGACACTGCCGACCGCGTCACGGTCATCGTCGCCGTCGGCATCTGGGTGTTCTCGGCCATCCTGGCGCTCCCCGCGGCCCTCTTCTCTCACGTGCCCGACAAGTTCACGCCAACGGGGGAGAAGTACCACATCTGCACCCCCTTCCCGCCGTACCTGGGCGACCTGTACCCGAAGATCCACACACTCGTCAAGTTTATCGTGTACTACGTGCTCCCGCTGGTGCTCATCGCCACCTTCTACGTGCTCATGGCCCGCCACCTGTTGGTGTCGGCGCAGCACCTACCCGGCGAAGCGGCAGGCCAGCAGCGCCAGGTGCAGGCCCGCAGGAAGGTGGCCAAGATG AACTCCAGCATGAACTACAACATCTACTGGCACTCCTTCCGCATCGTCGGCTTCTGTCTGTCCTTCATTAACTCCTGCATCAACCCCATCGCCCTGTACTTCGTCAGCGGCACCTTCCGCAAATACTTCAACCGCCACGTCTTCTGCTGGTGCACCCGGCGGAGGCGCGGGCGCAGGAGGGACTGGGACCCCACCGACTCCACGGCCACACGCCTCTCGACGGCCCCTCGGACCGAGCACGTGCACCTGAGGATGGTCGGGGGCGCGGACAACGGCACCCACGACGCGCCCCACCGCCTCACCCTCACCAGCACCACCAGCCTCCTCTCCTCGCGGAACTACACCAACCCCGGCTCCGTGGTGTGA